Proteins from a single region of Dysosmobacter acutus:
- a CDS encoding ABC transporter ATP-binding protein: protein MNKELVLKVDHVFSSYRRRGFSRSRQEVLRDVSFTVSQGEILGLVGESGSGKSTLARVILGLVRPDAGEVIHYTKRPQMIFQDPYSSLNPARTVEWILEEPLRIYGKYDASERRRRVRDILNRVELGEEVLGSSPSELSGGQRQRVSIAVALIQRPRFLIADEPVSALDVTIQAQIIGLLRDLRRELNLSFLFVSHDLNVVYQLCDRVLVMENGAVVEEGLVDELFDHPRHPYTKQLLAAAQ from the coding sequence GTGAACAAGGAATTGGTGCTGAAGGTGGACCATGTGTTCAGCAGCTACCGCCGCCGCGGCTTCTCCCGCAGCCGACAGGAGGTGCTGCGGGACGTGTCGTTTACCGTCAGCCAGGGGGAAATTCTGGGTCTGGTAGGAGAGTCCGGCTCCGGCAAGTCCACGTTGGCCAGGGTGATTTTGGGCCTGGTCCGCCCGGACGCGGGGGAAGTGATCCACTACACCAAGCGGCCCCAGATGATCTTTCAGGACCCCTACAGCTCCCTGAACCCTGCAAGGACGGTGGAGTGGATTCTGGAGGAGCCGCTGCGCATCTATGGCAAGTATGACGCATCGGAGCGGCGCCGCAGGGTGCGGGACATCCTGAACCGGGTGGAGTTGGGAGAGGAGGTGCTGGGGTCCAGCCCCTCCGAGCTCTCCGGAGGCCAGCGCCAGCGGGTGTCCATTGCCGTGGCGCTGATCCAGCGGCCCCGGTTTTTGATTGCCGATGAGCCGGTCTCGGCCCTGGATGTGACCATCCAGGCCCAGATTATAGGGCTGCTGCGGGACCTGCGCCGGGAGCTGAACCTCAGCTTCCTCTTTGTCTCCCACGACCTCAATGTGGTCTACCAGCTGTGCGACAGGGTGCTGGTGATGGAAAACGGCGCCGTTGTGGAGGAGGGCCTGGTGGACGAGCTCTTTGACCACCCGCGGCACCCCTACACGAAACAGCTGCTGGCGGCGGCCCAATAA
- a CDS encoding sulfite exporter TauE/SafE family protein has translation MKWVLPALCGAFTGMVSSWGIGGGTLLLLLMTLFLDVPQQTAQGINLLFFLPTAAAALYSHWKNDFLDKPTIRAAAPWGVAAALACSWIATAVDVELLRKPFGLFLLYVGANMLWKSFQKDKKDGA, from the coding sequence GTGAAGTGGGTGCTGCCGGCCCTGTGCGGCGCCTTCACGGGGATGGTCTCCTCCTGGGGGATCGGCGGCGGCACGCTGCTGCTGCTTTTGATGACCCTCTTTTTGGACGTGCCCCAACAGACCGCCCAGGGCATCAACCTCCTGTTTTTCCTGCCCACCGCCGCCGCGGCGCTGTACTCCCACTGGAAAAACGACTTTTTGGATAAGCCCACCATCCGCGCCGCGGCCCCCTGGGGCGTGGCGGCGGCGCTGGCGTGCTCCTGGATCGCCACCGCCGTGGATGTGGAGCTGCTGCGCAAGCCCTTTGGCCTATTCCTGCTCTATGTGGGTGCAAATATGCTCTGGAAGAGCTTTCAGAAGGACAAAAAGGATGGAGCCTGA
- a CDS encoding TSUP family transporter, producing the protein MNALSDVWKARLAGASAGAVNGLFGGGGGMIFLPLLSGQLKDRRLFATCVAVILPICCVSAAVYFLRGGLSFLTALPYLAGGAVGGFVGGRFYGKIPTIWLRRAFGLFLLYGGVRYLL; encoded by the coding sequence GTGAACGCATTGAGCGATGTGTGGAAGGCCCGGCTGGCGGGAGCATCCGCGGGGGCGGTGAACGGACTTTTCGGCGGCGGAGGCGGCATGATCTTTTTACCTCTCTTGTCGGGCCAGCTGAAGGACCGGCGGCTCTTCGCCACCTGTGTGGCGGTGATCCTGCCTATCTGCTGTGTATCGGCGGCCGTGTACTTTTTACGCGGGGGGCTTTCCTTCCTGACCGCGCTGCCCTATCTGGCGGGCGGGGCGGTGGGCGGCTTTGTGGGCGGCCGGTTTTACGGGAAAATCCCCACCATCTGGCTGCGGCGGGCCTTTGGGCTGTTCCTGCTCTACGGCGGCGTGCGCTACCTCCTGTGA
- a CDS encoding DUF1540 domain-containing protein, with protein sequence MTKDCTNGGCACTPNTSIKCTVNNCANHCQEADYCGLDSIMVGTHEGNPTENQCTDCKSFKLK encoded by the coding sequence ATGACGAAAGATTGCACCAACGGCGGCTGCGCCTGCACTCCCAACACCAGCATCAAGTGCACCGTGAACAACTGCGCCAACCACTGCCAGGAAGCCGACTACTGCGGCCTGGATTCCATTATGGTGGGCACCCACGAGGGCAACCCCACTGAGAACCAGTGCACCGACTGCAAGAGCTTCAAGCTGAAGTAA